The DNA segment ATGAAGACCGCAACCTTATCTTGCAGAAGGATGATGACCCGAACAAGCTGTATCGCATGGATCTCGAGTATGGCAAGGTAGTTGACGAGTGGAACGTCCATGAGGATATTCCTGTGGTCACCTTCGCGCCCGAGAACAAGTTTGCGCAGATGACCCACGAGCCCACGTTCCTTGGTATCAGCAAAAACGCGCTGTACCGCATCGATCCCCGTCTGTCTGGCACCAAGCTGGTTGACGCTCAGCTCAAGCAGTACGCCAGCAAGAACGACTTCTCTGCCATTTCTACCACCGAGAAGGGTCATATCGCCGTGGCTTCCAACAAGGGTGACATTCGTCTCTTTGACCGTCTCGGCATTAATGCCAAGACACACATTCCTGCCCTTGGTGAACCCATCATCGGTCTCGACGTGTCTGCCGATGGTCGCTGGGTCCTCGGTACCTGCCGTACTTACCTGCTGCTGATCGATGCCCAGCAAAAGTCTGGCAAGAACGAAGGCAAGCTTGGCTTTGAGAAGTCCTTCGCTGCCGATCAGAAGCCCCAGCCTCGCCGCCTTGCTCTGAGCCCCGAGCACGTTGCGCAGTTTCACCACGAGACAGGCAAGGGTGTCAGCTTCACTCCTGCCAAGTTCAACACCGGagagggtgtcgaggagaGCAGCATCATTACCGCCACGGGTCCGTACATCATCGAGTGGAACCTTAAGAAGGTTCTGACCGGCAAGAAGACGCCCTACCTCATCAAGCGGTACTCGGACGACGTCAAGGCCGACGACTTCAAGTTTGGCACCGACAAGAACGTCATTGTCGCGCTTCCCCACGAGGTTAACATGGTTAGCCACACCCGTCTCAAGCGGCCTACTCGTGAGAGCATTGCTGGCGACTTTGGGCGTCGTGGGTCTCGGTTTGGCACACCTGCAAAGAGTCCTTCCAAGTTGAGTAGGAGTGcgattgtggaggaggctttTTAGTTTGCTGGGGTATGCAGTGTTGGGTGACTGGGATGGATTGTCGTTTGCTTTTCTTTACGTGCTGAACACTGGGAGTACCGGTTTCGTGTGTTGTTTTTGACGCCTTGTTGCGTCGTCATGTATGCAGGATGATGGGATAACCGTGTGcgtttgttgttttgttttgcttaGCATCGGGAGTTGAGGTAGCTTTCTTGATGAGTAAcgtcttggtgttgagggaagGGGCTTGCTTggctgggtaggtaggtaggatTGCTGGATGACGGTTAGGGCATCTTGGTCAATATGACCTCAATTGATTACGTAACACGGCTCGTGAGTTTGAGGAGATCTCGGTATGTTTGTGATTATCGTGTTCTTCACTGAGCACTGTTTCTGAGCCCAACTACCTCTTCCCCACAGTTCGTGGTTAAGATTCACAGTCGCAATTGAAGGTTCAAGCAAGTGCAATAAGATGAAATTCGTAATTTATAACCTAACTAAAAAGCAATCTGGTATCATTTCACTCCTcatcccaatcccatccctttacaaacccctcctctccgtctcCTGATACGTCATCCCACCCTTGCTATCAACCCTCGGGTCTAGCTTATTCAGCAAGTCCGACTTGTGCGGGCCAGCGGTGTTTGGAGCCGGGCCCGGCAAGTGGCTATTGCCTACACCCCCCATTCCACGATGACGACCACCATCCCGATCAGAATCCACCCTCGGATCCATCATGTTTCCCGCCCTTGTCCCATGAGGCCCGTAGCTGCCCTCCGGAATGGGATTCCCGACGGCGCCGTAGCCATGTTTAGCGGGCATGCTCCTCTGCCTGTCCATGTCGGAGTCAACCCTGGGGTCGAGAGTGTTCGCCATGCGGGAGGAGTGAGGGCCGTAGGTGCCTTCGGGGATGTTgtttgggtgggaggagaggggtcCGGGTCCGGTGGCGCCGTGCATGGTCGGAGGAGCGCCAGCAGGGCCGCCGCTGAAGTGCTGGTTGCGGGAGGAATCCATGTCAGAATCGACGCGGGGGTCGAGGGCGTTGGCTAGTCTGGATTTGTGAGGGCCATAGGTGCCGGaggggatgttgttgttgtgttgggatgggggaggggggaggggttggttatCCCTGGTTGAGTCGACTGCTGGGTCGATCTTGTTGAGGAAGTCGTGCTTGTGGTGGCCGGCTGTTGTGGGGGCTGGGCCGGAGGCCGCGGACTGCCCGTAGGTGGGGGGCATTTGAGTTgctgggaggttggggttgatggaggagttgTTGTCACGGCGGAGGCCGCGTTCGTTTGGAGAGTTGTACATgatgggttgtggtggtggtggtttgctgctgcgcGGTTGTGTTTGTTGTATGGTTGAGTTGGACGTCAAGAGTAGATCTTGGATTATGGTCCGCTGTGGACAGAAGGGGGTATATATCCCCATCTGTTCTTAAACTCATGGTCTTTCACATTGAGATATCTTCCTCCCCAATTGTGATCTCATACAACGTCATACTTGGTAAGGGTGAGCGATGTGGCGTCAGGGTCTGAAAGGCAGGCACGGCATCAGCAAACGATCTCCTTCCGGAACAGCACACGCAAATGTTGGAATTGCATGGCTGGAAAGTTGATTTGATCAATGGATATTCGGGCCGCGTATTTGTTGGTCATTCACACGTTTCCTCGGGTGTACCCGTGACGGGGGTGATATGACGTCGCTTGGTCTTGGACCCTGAATCCGTCAAAAAGTCGCCACTCTTAGTGACCGTTGACATCAGGCACTGGGCCCTGTAATTGTGTGTGGCTTGAGTTCGAGATTGAGCATAGATTTGATATTGTTGTGGCTATTTCGTTGTAAGATTTCgatggcgaaggagaagggagCTCGCAGCAAAgccgtggtgatggtttcTCACAGCAGGTTGTGAGACTTTTAGCACGGCCATTCTCCTCACTGATTTCATGAACTTGCAATGAGTGAAATAGGCTAACTGTAAAAAGATCACTGCTTGTCATATGTGCTACGGTATTGTAGAAAATATGAGGAGAGTCATAAACATCATAACCGCTTCATTATTGTACTCCTTTCAAACCCGACCCAACCCATGATGCCTCGCAAATTACATATCCCTTCGAGGTCCATTCACCAACCGGTTCACCGCCATACCAGCTAGTGCACTCCCTACAGTGCCCATCTTGGTACTGCCAttttcctcctttctcttctctgccGCGGCCCCAATAGCA comes from the Podospora pseudocomata strain CBS 415.72m chromosome 5, whole genome shotgun sequence genome and includes:
- a CDS encoding hypothetical protein (EggNog:ENOG503P31V; COG:S), with protein sequence MGIYTPFCPQRTIIQDLLLTSNSTIQQTQPRSSKPPPPQPIMYNSPNERGLRRDNNSSINPNLPATQMPPTYGQSAASGPAPTTAGHHKHDFLNKIDPAVDSTRDNQPLPPPPSQHNNNIPSGTYGPHKSRLANALDPRVDSDMDSSRNQHFSGGPAGAPPTMHGATGPGPLSSHPNNIPEGTYGPHSSRMANTLDPRVDSDMDRQRSMPAKHGYGAVGNPIPEGSYGPHGTRAGNMMDPRVDSDRDGGRHRGMGGVGNSHLPGPAPNTAGPHKSDLLNKLDPRVDSKGGMTYQETERRGL